GGTCGTTTCACGCTGCAGCCGTCTTCCCTTTCGAAGCCCCGCAACATCATGTCGGATTAGTCAGGCAGAGTTCGGCAGAAGAATAGTTAAGGACGATTAGGGTTATCTACGTCTGGCGCACACCCGCCAGCCGGGGCACCGCCTCGGCACTTAACAAAGAACGAAAGAGACACCACTCCATGGCTTCATCCGCCTCACTCGACAAGGCCGTGTGGCAAACAGCGGACACGTACCTGCGCGGCGTCGTGCCCCGGCAGAATTACGGCGATTACATACTCCCTTTCACCGTGCTGCGTCGGCTCGAGTGTCTCCTCGAGCCCACCAAGGACGATGTGCTGCGGACGATCAAGCACACCACCTTTCCCGAGTCGATGTGGAGTGCGATCATTCAGTCCACGCACAACTTGTCGTTCTACAACACCTCCGAGTTGTCCCTGGCCACGATCGGCGGTAGCGACGACCACGTCCGCAAGGGCATGCTCACGTACCTCGACGCCTTCTCGGACAACGTGCGCGACGTGTGGGCTGCCTTCAACTTCCCGCAACTTCTGACCAAGCTCGAGGAGAACAACGTCCTATGGGGTGTGGTCAAGCACTTCTCGGAGATCGACTTGTCCGATGAGGCGCTCGAGGAAAACGCCATGGCGGATCTCTTTGAGAATCTGATGTACCGCTCGTTTTCCGAAAATGGACAGGTCGCCGGTGAGTTCTACACCCCGCGCGACGCCATTCGTCTCATGGTTGATGTCTTGCTCTCCAGCGACGACGACGGCCTCTACGGCCAGGCCCCGGCGCGAACGATCTACGACCCAGCGGCCGGCACCGGCGGCATGCTGCTGGTGGGCAAGCGCGCGATGGAGGAGCTCAACCCAAAGATCGAGGTCTCCGTCTACGGGCAGGAAATGATGGCGGAGTCGCTGGCTCTGGGCAAGTCCGACCTGATCGTTTCCGGCATCTCGCCGGACGCTATCCGCGACGGCGACACCCTGGCCAACGACCGCTACGAAGGCGAGCAGTACGACTACGTGCTGTCCAATCCGCCCTACGGGTCTGACTGGAAGCGTTCCAAAGACGCTGTCACCCGCGAAGCCAACATCGAGGGCTCCCGCTTTAGCCATGGGCTTCCCCCGGTCTCTGACGGGCAGATGCTGTTTCTCAGCCATGTGGTTCACAAGCTGAAGGACAAGGAGCACGGCACCACCAAGGGCGGTCGAGCTGGTGTGGTCACCAACGGCTCGCCCCTTTTTACCGGCGGCCCCGGTTCC
The Corynebacterium sp. BD556 genome window above contains:
- a CDS encoding type I restriction-modification system subunit M; the encoded protein is MASSASLDKAVWQTADTYLRGVVPRQNYGDYILPFTVLRRLECLLEPTKDDVLRTIKHTTFPESMWSAIIQSTHNLSFYNTSELSLATIGGSDDHVRKGMLTYLDAFSDNVRDVWAAFNFPQLLTKLEENNVLWGVVKHFSEIDLSDEALEENAMADLFENLMYRSFSENGQVAGEFYTPRDAIRLMVDVLLSSDDDGLYGQAPARTIYDPAAGTGGMLLVGKRAMEELNPKIEVSVYGQEMMAESLALGKSDLIVSGISPDAIRDGDTLANDRYEGEQYDYVLSNPPYGSDWKRSKDAVTREANIEGSRFSHGLPPVSDGQMLFLSHVVHKLKDKEHGTTKGGRAGVVTNGSPLFTGGPGSGPDQIRNWLINSDVIDAIIALPTDMFYNTGIATYVWILDKNKEPRRKGTIQLIDATGTFSPMRKSMGNKRREFSDADRKFILDIYNAFEDADPEYSKVVAPDELGFTDVPMYRIMRYSTRIADETVAAAMSHKQALTGHEAVIRSCEGVTWNDLPAHLKEAAKAAGLKMGAPLLGHIMASVAVQDDNAPEAVDHKGNKVIDKASKITERIPLTEDIDEHMDREVLPFAPDLIWDMTEAKVGYEIPMTRMFYKPEEMPTLEELDAEIESVLESIRARFQEVKE